Proteins found in one Pelobacter seleniigenes DSM 18267 genomic segment:
- a CDS encoding response regulator — MIPVRVLIIEDDVRISKVHAKFLLEVENFELVGVANSIKDGKEMAEILSPDLILLDLFFPEGNGMDLLYELRQEHSAVDVILITAARDIENLNNALKGGVFDYIIKPVFMDRFRGSLQKYENYLKKRNKVKTVDQEFVDGIFRDKALSSYEEEKRTLPKGIDPITLKDVLRAFEKAPSGGMSAADIGDLAGLARTTARKYCEYLLAIGELQIKLEYGTIGRPERKYISKKNNQ; from the coding sequence ATGATTCCTGTTCGTGTGTTGATTATCGAGGATGATGTCCGGATATCCAAAGTTCATGCTAAATTTCTTTTGGAGGTAGAGAACTTTGAGCTGGTAGGTGTCGCCAATTCTATAAAAGACGGTAAGGAAATGGCTGAAATTCTTAGCCCTGATCTCATTTTGCTGGATCTTTTTTTTCCAGAAGGGAATGGCATGGACCTCCTTTATGAATTACGCCAGGAGCACTCGGCAGTTGATGTTATTTTGATTACGGCCGCAAGAGATATTGAAAACTTGAATAACGCGTTGAAGGGTGGGGTTTTCGATTACATTATTAAACCTGTCTTTATGGACCGTTTCAGGGGATCTTTGCAAAAGTATGAAAATTATTTAAAAAAAAGAAATAAGGTTAAAACGGTCGATCAGGAATTTGTTGATGGTATCTTCCGTGATAAAGCTCTTTCGAGCTATGAAGAAGAAAAAAGGACTCTTCCTAAAGGGATTGACCCGATCACATTAAAGGATGTTCTTCGTGCATTTGAGAAAGCTCCCTCCGGTGGCATGAGTGCGGCGGATATCGGCGATCTCGCTGGCTTGGCACGCACGACGGCAAGGAAGTATTGTGAATATCTATTAGCCATTGGGGAACTTCAGATAAAATTGGAGTACGGGACGATAGGGCGCCCGGAACGAAAATACATTAGCAAAAAAAACAATCAATGA
- a CDS encoding sensor histidine kinase has protein sequence MIRKININIFAFFSNMKLLDSVIVVILSLIIFLLVGVSIVFSNMIFNFIQRETEKNAIQSAKNISSLPQIKNISSKEDDSSMREVEKLVTSISINTNASFIFIFDKNKTLLVESKFDGNVPNYVDPNMDLSLVKGQSYIYRFSSHSERFITGNAPIYNESNQISGLVVAGFPVNSTILITRGYLERNIFYLFLFIVVGLGASIVIARGVKNAIFGLEPQEIASLFQARTAIIESIRAGVLATDAHGKISLSNSKAEEMLRLTKDELAGAPIERFFPAELTVQALRMGVSVHDAERTVQGMVMYCNMVPLDYEHINQGIVVTFRQKDEIDLLTRELSQTTRYSEILRAQTHEYANRLHAIAGMIQTKDYDDVLDFIASETIDHKVMVRTMTETVEDPTLRSLLIGKYMHAKELRIDFSVDPESSMRNIPPSVSRHYLLTILGNLIDNAFEACRLSARKSKVVLSMSDFGDLIFEVEDSGPGVPESMVEKIFERGVSTKKSADNGVGLFLVRQALFDMNGSVSVEKSELGGARFVVIIPTLRESQS, from the coding sequence GTGATAAGAAAAATAAATATTAATATATTTGCATTTTTTTCAAATATGAAGCTTCTTGATAGTGTAATTGTTGTTATACTGTCATTGATTATATTTTTATTGGTAGGAGTTAGTATTGTTTTTTCGAATATGATTTTTAATTTTATTCAAAGAGAAACTGAGAAAAATGCTATTCAATCAGCAAAAAATATTTCTTCACTCCCTCAGATAAAGAATATTTCTTCTAAAGAAGACGATTCATCGATGCGTGAGGTTGAGAAGCTTGTAACAAGTATTTCTATAAATACAAATGCAAGTTTTATTTTTATTTTTGATAAAAATAAAACATTATTGGTTGAAAGTAAATTTGATGGAAATGTTCCTAATTATGTAGATCCAAATATGGACTTAAGTTTAGTGAAAGGACAATCTTATATTTATCGTTTCAGTAGCCATTCTGAAAGATTTATTACGGGAAATGCTCCGATTTACAATGAGTCAAATCAAATTTCAGGATTAGTAGTTGCTGGATTTCCAGTGAATAGTACCATCCTCATCACGCGTGGTTATCTTGAACGCAATATTTTTTATCTTTTTCTGTTTATTGTCGTTGGCCTCGGGGCATCTATTGTGATTGCGCGCGGTGTTAAAAATGCTATTTTCGGGCTAGAACCCCAAGAGATAGCCAGCCTTTTTCAGGCCAGAACTGCAATTATTGAATCTATCAGGGCAGGTGTGCTTGCTACTGATGCTCATGGGAAAATAAGCCTTTCCAACAGTAAAGCTGAAGAAATGCTGCGGCTTACTAAAGATGAACTTGCCGGGGCTCCAATCGAGAGATTCTTTCCAGCAGAACTAACTGTCCAGGCTCTGCGCATGGGGGTCAGTGTCCATGATGCTGAAAGAACAGTTCAGGGTATGGTGATGTATTGCAATATGGTCCCTCTAGATTATGAACACATTAATCAGGGTATTGTGGTGACTTTCAGACAGAAAGATGAAATTGATCTGTTGACGCGCGAACTGAGTCAAACGACTCGTTACTCAGAAATCCTGCGGGCCCAAACCCATGAATATGCGAACAGGCTGCATGCGATCGCCGGAATGATTCAAACGAAAGACTACGATGATGTTCTTGACTTTATAGCAAGCGAAACCATAGATCATAAGGTTATGGTTCGGACGATGACAGAGACCGTGGAAGATCCAACCTTGCGTTCGCTGCTGATTGGAAAATACATGCATGCAAAAGAATTGAGGATCGATTTTAGTGTAGATCCGGAGAGCAGCATGAGGAATATTCCGCCTTCTGTCAGCAGGCATTATCTTTTAACGATATTGGGAAATCTGATCGATAATGCATTTGAGGCATGTCGACTTTCTGCAAGAAAATCTAAAGTTGTCCTTAGTATGTCTGATTTTGGAGATTTGATTTTCGAGGTCGAAGATAGCGGGCCTGGGGTTCCTGAATCGATGGTAGAGAAAATATTCGAAAGGGGGGTTTCGACCAAAAAATCGGCCGATAATGGAGTGGGGTTATTTCTTGTTCGTCAGGCCTTGTTCGATATGAATGGGTCGGTCAGTGTTGAAAAAAGCGAATTAGGCGGAGCCAGGTTCGTTGTTATTATTCCTACATTGCGTGAGAGTCAATCATGA
- a CDS encoding tripartite tricarboxylate transporter permease translates to MDILFQSLAAFLQPLTLLLIVVGTLFGMICGSLPGLSSSMAIILCLPFTYSMDPIAAIVLMVAVYVGGATGGSISAILLKTPGTPEAVATTFDGYPMAQNGLTGQALGLAVTASSFGTIFSAVIMLLAAPLLAVAALSFQSAEYFGLGLIGLCCITSIGSKNQLKAVFSVLVGLILSTIGLDSINGVERFAFGQPFLLNGINYISVMIGAFAIGEVYKNIEEYSHRDTTMRSSQKVSIKLMKFREMVKMWDTFIKGSLIGTIIGIIPAAGGSIASLIAYGEASGRHKEETPKFGEGNPRGIIAPESANNAAVGGSMVPTMVLGIPGSPVAAVIMAAFMIIGLTPGPLLIRDQPLMLNAIFLGLIAAALLLFIGGRFVTSQFGHILKLPYPMLGTLVVVLGLVGAYSLKNSFYDVLIMFLFGFIGYLFDKFKYSSAALILGLILGELIENSLRKQIIIGNGSAMGFVTRPIALTIIVIAVVTLLWPSMKKIFSRRIS, encoded by the coding sequence ATGGATATTCTTTTTCAATCTTTGGCCGCATTTTTACAGCCGCTGACGCTTCTCCTGATAGTGGTCGGCACGCTATTTGGGATGATCTGCGGATCATTGCCGGGCTTGAGTTCGTCAATGGCCATCATTCTCTGCCTGCCATTCACTTATTCCATGGATCCGATAGCCGCAATTGTCCTCATGGTGGCTGTTTATGTCGGCGGTGCTACGGGTGGGTCAATCTCTGCTATTTTGCTGAAGACCCCAGGCACACCGGAAGCTGTTGCCACAACATTTGACGGCTATCCAATGGCACAAAATGGCTTGACCGGCCAGGCTCTTGGACTTGCGGTCACCGCATCGTCTTTTGGAACGATATTTTCTGCTGTCATTATGCTTTTGGCCGCCCCTCTTCTGGCTGTTGCGGCTTTGTCATTTCAGAGTGCAGAATATTTTGGCCTGGGGTTGATTGGGCTGTGCTGTATCACGAGTATTGGTTCGAAAAATCAGTTAAAAGCGGTATTTTCAGTTCTGGTCGGTCTCATCCTGTCAACAATTGGTTTGGATAGTATAAACGGCGTTGAACGCTTTGCTTTCGGACAGCCCTTCCTGCTTAACGGCATTAACTATATTTCCGTTATGATTGGGGCTTTTGCCATTGGAGAAGTCTATAAAAATATAGAAGAATACAGCCACCGAGATACAACCATGAGATCAAGCCAGAAGGTCTCGATCAAACTTATGAAATTTAGAGAAATGGTGAAGATGTGGGACACTTTTATCAAAGGGTCTCTCATAGGAACGATTATAGGTATCATTCCCGCTGCCGGCGGATCAATTGCGAGTCTTATCGCATATGGAGAAGCATCAGGTCGTCATAAAGAAGAAACACCAAAATTCGGAGAAGGTAATCCACGGGGAATTATTGCCCCAGAATCTGCCAACAACGCAGCTGTTGGGGGATCTATGGTGCCGACAATGGTCCTCGGAATTCCAGGAAGCCCCGTCGCGGCCGTTATCATGGCAGCTTTTATGATTATTGGCCTTACACCTGGCCCCCTGCTGATTCGGGATCAGCCGCTTATGCTGAATGCTATTTTCTTAGGTTTGATTGCTGCAGCGTTGTTATTGTTTATCGGTGGGCGTTTTGTTACCAGCCAGTTTGGACATATTTTGAAATTGCCCTATCCAATGCTTGGCACCCTGGTTGTTGTCCTTGGTTTGGTGGGGGCTTACTCCCTGAAGAACAGTTTTTACGATGTTCTCATCATGTTCCTTTTTGGATTTATTGGTTATCTTTTTGATAAATTTAAATACTCAAGCGCAGCGTTAATATTAGGACTTATTCTCGGTGAATTGATAGAAAACTCCTTGAGAAAACAGATAATCATTGGTAATGGAAGTGCGATGGGGTTTGTGACTCGTCCAATTGCGTTAACAATTATTGTCATTGCTGTGGTTACATTGCTATGGCCGAGTATGAAAAAAATTTTTTCTCGCAGGATTTCTTGA
- a CDS encoding tripartite tricarboxylate transporter TctB family protein, with translation MVIELVFNIILGAGLIFFMVESMGLPAGENPNDIFGASGFPEILSILALIVLIFITVTVLREKRKINIPMFNLRSPDGRRLVINVLLLAGYVALLNVLGFCITTVLYLFSGAVAIGYRKWVTLTIFSIVTTTVLVVVFGSVFYVPLPRGVGMLRELSYMIY, from the coding sequence ATGGTAATAGAGCTTGTCTTTAACATTATTCTTGGCGCGGGACTTATTTTTTTTATGGTTGAGTCAATGGGCCTTCCCGCCGGGGAAAACCCGAATGATATTTTTGGTGCAAGTGGTTTTCCTGAAATCCTGTCAATACTTGCCCTGATTGTTTTGATTTTTATAACGGTCACGGTCCTCAGAGAAAAAAGAAAAATAAATATCCCAATGTTCAATTTGCGCTCACCGGATGGCAGGAGGCTTGTTATTAATGTCCTGCTTCTTGCCGGCTATGTCGCCCTACTTAACGTCCTTGGCTTTTGTATTACCACCGTTCTATATCTATTTTCAGGAGCTGTCGCGATTGGATACCGAAAGTGGGTAACGTTGACAATTTTTTCAATCGTTACAACCACTGTCTTGGTTGTTGTTTTCGGGTCGGTTTTTTACGTACCGCTTCCCCGAGGTGTAGGTATGCTGCGCGAACTTAGTTACATGATTTATTAA
- a CDS encoding Bug family tripartite tricarboxylate transporter substrate binding protein produces MKKLIVAVMITALIPMLTTSAFALNYPKRPVELVIPFGTGGASDMFARQYAEIAGKYLGKPLVAINKGGAGTIEGMLYTYGAPADGYTIMEITPSLLIKEAQNKSSVKFRSEFDPIIKVQADVVLFGVSAKSNLKSIDDLIAYAKANPKQLKIGGLSPGGLDNYIANGFAKAAGIEWTYVPYKSGSELKAAVLGGELDVYQDKLISFMSLAASGDVRPLLVLSEKRLAVDQLKDVPCSEEKGIDFIQGSWRGFVVKKGTPEKIKNIIIDAFQKAYDDPAYKAMEAREMTNLVPGYLNAADFGKSWDREFKEYVSIFKEMGLVKQ; encoded by the coding sequence ATGAAAAAACTGATTGTGGCAGTAATGATCACGGCTTTAATCCCAATGTTGACAACAAGTGCTTTTGCCCTGAACTATCCAAAAAGGCCGGTTGAGCTCGTTATTCCTTTCGGCACCGGAGGGGCGAGTGATATGTTCGCACGTCAATACGCAGAGATAGCCGGAAAGTACCTGGGCAAGCCTCTGGTTGCTATCAACAAGGGAGGGGCCGGGACCATTGAAGGGATGTTGTATACATATGGTGCTCCCGCTGACGGATATACCATTATGGAAATTACTCCTTCACTGTTGATCAAGGAGGCACAGAATAAAAGCTCGGTCAAATTCCGCAGTGAATTTGATCCGATCATCAAGGTTCAAGCTGATGTGGTGCTGTTTGGGGTGTCGGCGAAAAGTAACTTGAAAAGCATTGATGATCTGATTGCTTATGCAAAAGCGAATCCTAAGCAGCTGAAAATTGGTGGTCTTTCCCCGGGCGGATTGGATAACTATATTGCAAATGGGTTTGCAAAAGCAGCAGGGATTGAATGGACCTATGTCCCTTATAAGTCAGGGTCCGAGCTTAAGGCTGCTGTGCTTGGTGGAGAGCTTGACGTGTATCAGGACAAACTTATTTCCTTCATGAGTTTGGCTGCAAGTGGGGATGTGCGTCCATTGCTGGTTCTTAGTGAAAAACGACTCGCTGTTGATCAATTAAAAGACGTCCCCTGTTCCGAGGAAAAGGGTATCGATTTTATTCAGGGTTCCTGGCGCGGCTTTGTCGTTAAAAAAGGAACACCCGAGAAGATAAAGAATATCATTATTGATGCCTTCCAGAAAGCTTATGACGATCCTGCTTACAAGGCTATGGAAGCCCGCGAAATGACGAACCTGGTGCCGGGCTATCTGAATGCTGCTGATTTCGGCAAGTCCTGGGATCGCGAATTTAAGGAATATGTCAGTATTTTTAAAGAAATGGGTCTTGTTAAGCAGTAA
- a CDS encoding 2-methylaconitate cis-trans isomerase PrpF family protein translates to MHEFLTIPAVFMRGGTSKGLYLLAEDLPNDLTARDQAILDIYGSPDMRQINGIGGADPLTSKVAILSYSKRKGVDIDYTFGYVGIKEAVVDYEGNCGNISAGVGVYAILKGMVKVTEPLTNVVIYNTNTKKIIEAQVPVVDGEVIFEGDYAISGVPGTGSKIFLNFPNSAGSKTGKLLPTGNVRDKLTLRDGRVVEVSLVDAANPAVFVKAEAIGLTGTELPSDCETNPQILEDLEDIRTSAAVLMGLAQSKCEVGPAVPKVAFVASSQNYQSSESKTINADAVDLLGRTKAMAELHKTYAVTGGICLATAALIEGTVVNEVCSSLAQLCGEVRIGHPSGVLEVFVDLRKSTDGQLELLRAGVCRTVKPIMDGNVYVSRKFYPQAM, encoded by the coding sequence ATGCATGAGTTTTTGACAATACCAGCAGTATTTATGCGTGGTGGGACCAGTAAGGGCCTCTATCTTTTGGCTGAGGATCTGCCAAATGACCTCACTGCAAGAGACCAAGCCATACTGGATATCTATGGAAGCCCTGATATGCGCCAGATTAACGGTATCGGCGGTGCAGATCCTTTGACCAGCAAGGTTGCAATACTGTCTTATTCAAAACGGAAAGGAGTTGATATTGACTATACTTTTGGGTATGTCGGCATCAAAGAAGCTGTTGTTGATTACGAAGGCAATTGCGGCAACATTTCTGCCGGCGTCGGTGTCTATGCCATCCTGAAAGGAATGGTTAAGGTCACTGAGCCGTTAACGAATGTCGTGATCTACAACACAAACACCAAAAAAATAATTGAAGCACAGGTCCCGGTTGTTGATGGCGAAGTTATCTTTGAAGGGGATTATGCGATATCCGGAGTCCCTGGCACCGGTTCTAAAATTTTTCTAAACTTTCCCAACTCAGCCGGCTCGAAAACCGGCAAGCTGCTTCCCACCGGGAATGTCCGCGACAAATTGACTCTGCGCGATGGCCGTGTCGTTGAAGTAAGCCTTGTTGATGCTGCAAATCCCGCTGTTTTTGTTAAGGCTGAAGCAATTGGCCTTACTGGCACGGAATTGCCGTCAGATTGTGAAACGAATCCACAAATTCTTGAAGACCTGGAAGATATCCGCACGAGTGCAGCTGTTCTGATGGGTTTGGCGCAAAGTAAGTGCGAGGTAGGACCTGCTGTGCCAAAGGTTGCATTTGTCGCTTCATCTCAGAATTACCAATCAAGTGAAAGTAAAACAATAAATGCCGACGCCGTTGACCTCCTTGGGCGGACTAAAGCTATGGCTGAACTCCACAAGACATATGCCGTCACCGGAGGGATTTGCCTCGCAACTGCTGCCTTGATTGAGGGGACGGTTGTTAATGAAGTTTGCAGTTCCCTGGCGCAATTGTGTGGCGAGGTCAGGATCGGGCATCCGTCCGGTGTGTTAGAGGTTTTTGTAGATTTGAGAAAATCGACAGACGGCCAATTGGAGTTGCTCAGGGCCGGAGTTTGCCGAACAGTAAAGCCGATAATGGATGGCAATGTTTATGTTTCTCGCAAGTTTTACCCCCAGGCGATGTGA
- a CDS encoding SIR2 family NAD-dependent protein deacylase, whose product MTTTDNLTAAAAAIRNASALVITAGAGMGVDSGLPDFRGNQGFWNAYPRYERLGLSFIQAANPEHFETDPHFGWGFYGHRTNLYRNTTPHQGFTTLRNWITARNLDYFIVTSNVDGQFQKAGFNDDHILEVHGSIHYLQCTIPCCSSIWPNNAQFDINEATMRSTEIPRCPHCNRVARPNILMFGDYSWLPQREAGQETRFENFLQHTEAASTVVIELGAGSAIPTIRNLSQRLGHRPGTRVIRINPREAQIAGPHFSFPGSAVDILSQLNTCLACP is encoded by the coding sequence ATGACAACAACCGACAACCTGACCGCTGCGGCAGCCGCCATTCGCAATGCCTCGGCTCTGGTCATCACGGCCGGGGCAGGCATGGGGGTTGACTCGGGGTTGCCCGATTTTCGCGGTAATCAGGGGTTCTGGAATGCCTACCCCAGGTATGAGCGCTTGGGACTGAGCTTCATTCAGGCGGCAAACCCGGAACACTTCGAGACCGATCCCCATTTCGGCTGGGGTTTTTACGGGCACCGTACCAACCTTTATCGCAACACCACCCCTCATCAGGGCTTCACCACTCTTCGGAATTGGATCACCGCCAGGAACCTGGATTATTTCATTGTCACGTCAAATGTGGACGGCCAGTTTCAAAAGGCTGGATTCAATGATGATCATATCCTGGAAGTGCATGGTTCCATCCACTACCTCCAATGCACGATCCCCTGCTGTTCCAGCATCTGGCCGAACAACGCGCAATTCGACATCAATGAAGCAACTATGCGCTCAACCGAAATACCGCGCTGTCCGCATTGCAACCGGGTTGCCCGACCAAACATTTTGATGTTCGGCGATTATTCCTGGCTGCCGCAACGGGAAGCCGGGCAAGAAACCCGTTTTGAGAATTTCCTACAGCACACTGAAGCAGCCTCAACGGTCGTGATTGAACTTGGAGCCGGATCGGCAATCCCCACCATCCGCAACCTGAGCCAACGCCTCGGCCATCGTCCCGGCACCAGGGTGATCAGGATCAATCCTCGCGAAGCACAGATTGCAGGTCCCCATTTCAGTTTCCCCGGCAGCGCTGTTGATATTCTCAGCCAGCTTAATACTTGCCTTGCCTGCCCCTGA
- a CDS encoding response regulator: protein MPRKKMGEILIENKVISEQDLNKALLRQKGTKQPIGQILEDMDVILEEDIAQALSTQFGFTYVKKFAQYKFPLDVLNKVDADFALSHMIFPLKIDNKTLYLAMSNPLDMALQNDLSFKLGMRISPCVATSAEIKAAIKKHYLKEIKEQAGEQAVNILLVDNQDIVLNAAEAALKKEGYLVYKAKNGAEGLSIASQLLPDLVITEIAMPRMDGVQLYKSMRANQDLGRIPVIALAARTGAEDEARLLDMGFDDFIAKPINPIRLLARTRKALRLVTK, encoded by the coding sequence ATGCCCAGAAAAAAAATGGGAGAAATCCTGATTGAAAACAAAGTCATCTCAGAACAGGATCTGAATAAAGCATTATTGAGACAAAAAGGCACCAAGCAGCCTATCGGGCAGATTCTGGAAGATATGGACGTCATTCTTGAAGAAGATATCGCCCAGGCTCTGTCCACTCAGTTCGGTTTTACCTATGTCAAAAAATTCGCTCAATACAAGTTCCCTTTGGACGTGCTCAACAAAGTTGACGCCGATTTTGCCTTGTCCCATATGATCTTCCCCCTGAAGATCGACAACAAGACCCTTTACCTTGCCATGTCCAACCCGCTGGACATGGCGCTGCAGAACGATCTGTCTTTTAAGCTCGGCATGCGTATTTCCCCCTGCGTTGCCACTTCTGCGGAAATCAAAGCAGCGATCAAGAAACACTATCTGAAAGAGATTAAAGAGCAGGCTGGCGAACAGGCGGTCAACATTTTATTGGTCGACAATCAGGATATTGTCCTCAACGCTGCCGAAGCTGCCCTGAAAAAAGAAGGCTACCTGGTGTACAAGGCCAAAAATGGCGCTGAGGGGCTGTCCATTGCAAGTCAACTGTTACCCGATCTGGTCATCACTGAAATTGCCATGCCTCGCATGGATGGTGTTCAACTCTATAAATCCATGCGCGCCAACCAAGACCTTGGCCGCATACCGGTTATCGCTTTAGCGGCCCGAACCGGGGCCGAAGATGAGGCCAGGTTGCTGGATATGGGATTTGACGATTTTATTGCCAAGCCGATTAATCCCATCCGCCTGTTGGCCCGGACCAGAAAAGCATTACGGCTCGTTACAAAATAA
- a CDS encoding M24 family metallopeptidase — protein sequence MRITPLTELTARHKRLQQYLLENDLAAAVLVQNSDLFYFTGSIQRGVFFLPAEGEPLYLVVKDHARARMESGLQHVLNLTGFKALPGILAEHGLRDFTTLGMELDVLPVQLFQRYQQLFPSAEIRNISPLVRQVRAIKSPYEIEIMKDCALLAEKTFEYAKTIIREGKTDLEVAAELECFARKEGHQGIIRFRSFNAEIYFGHVFSGSDGAVPTYLDAPLGGLGVNPAVGQGASYKKIVAGEPIILDYIIAYDGYLVDQTRTLSIGPLPEPLQKAYRDMLSIQEKLYSIARPGVAWSDLYHQCRQLADDLGYRDHFMGTKGAQVAFLGHGIGIEVDEYPFIAAGFDEELLEEGMTFAFEPKAVFAGLGAVGVENTWRVGATGLKRLTYAAEDLWQL from the coding sequence ATGCGAATAACCCCATTAACTGAACTGACCGCGCGTCATAAAAGACTCCAGCAATACTTGCTGGAAAATGACCTGGCAGCTGCAGTGCTGGTTCAAAATAGTGACCTGTTTTATTTCACCGGTTCGATTCAGCGCGGCGTGTTTTTTCTGCCGGCTGAAGGAGAACCGCTCTATCTGGTTGTTAAAGATCATGCCCGCGCGCGGATGGAGAGCGGCTTGCAGCATGTTCTTAACCTGACCGGATTTAAGGCTCTGCCCGGAATCCTGGCAGAGCATGGACTGCGCGATTTTACGACCCTTGGAATGGAACTTGATGTTCTTCCCGTCCAGCTGTTCCAACGTTACCAGCAGCTGTTTCCCTCCGCCGAGATCAGGAATATTTCGCCTCTGGTCAGGCAGGTACGGGCAATAAAGAGTCCGTATGAGATAGAAATTATGAAGGATTGTGCGCTGCTGGCGGAAAAGACCTTTGAATATGCCAAGACGATCATCAGGGAGGGGAAGACGGATCTGGAGGTCGCAGCCGAGTTGGAGTGCTTTGCGCGTAAAGAAGGGCATCAGGGGATTATCCGTTTTCGCAGCTTCAACGCGGAGATCTATTTCGGCCATGTCTTCTCCGGCAGTGATGGCGCCGTTCCGACCTATCTGGATGCTCCCCTTGGCGGACTCGGTGTCAATCCTGCCGTCGGACAAGGGGCGAGCTATAAAAAAATTGTCGCCGGGGAGCCGATCATTCTTGATTACATCATTGCTTATGACGGCTATCTGGTTGATCAGACCCGAACTCTCTCCATAGGTCCGTTACCCGAGCCATTACAAAAAGCCTATCGGGATATGTTGTCGATTCAGGAAAAGCTGTACAGCATTGCCCGACCCGGTGTTGCCTGGAGTGATCTTTATCATCAGTGTCGACAGCTGGCGGATGACCTTGGCTATCGTGATCACTTTATGGGGACCAAGGGAGCCCAGGTGGCATTTCTGGGGCATGGCATTGGTATCGAAGTCGATGAGTATCCTTTTATCGCTGCGGGCTTCGACGAGGAGCTACTGGAAGAGGGGATGACCTTTGCTTTTGAGCCGAAAGCCGTCTTTGCCGGGCTGGGGGCCGTTGGGGTGGAAAATACCTGGCGGGTTGGCGCAACCGGCCTGAAGCGGTTGACTTATGCCGCTGAAGACCTGTGGCAGCTTTAG
- a CDS encoding MogA/MoaB family molybdenum cofactor biosynthesis protein, translating into MEQMHYTIGVLTLSDKGASGDRIDESGPLLGELAAGLGDIVRYQIVADDEEKISLLLKSWVDDLNLNLILTTGGTGLSPRDVTPQATTAILDYQIPGMAEAMRRVSMEKTPHGMLSRAVVGVRKRSLIINLPGSPKGVRENFTVVLPALPHALAKLNGDSADCAEVVV; encoded by the coding sequence ATGGAGCAGATGCATTATACAATAGGGGTGCTGACCTTGTCGGATAAGGGAGCCAGCGGAGACCGCATTGATGAAAGCGGGCCGTTGTTGGGCGAACTTGCCGCCGGCCTGGGGGACATTGTTCGGTACCAGATAGTGGCGGACGATGAAGAGAAGATCTCCCTGCTGTTGAAAAGCTGGGTGGATGATTTGAATTTAAACCTGATTCTAACCACCGGCGGAACCGGATTGAGTCCCCGGGATGTGACTCCCCAGGCGACGACCGCGATCCTTGATTATCAGATTCCTGGGATGGCCGAAGCCATGCGCCGGGTCAGTATGGAAAAAACCCCCCATGGGATGCTGTCAAGGGCAGTGGTCGGAGTCCGGAAGAGGAGCCTGATTATCAATTTGCCGGGAAGTCCGAAAGGGGTTCGGGAAAATTTTACAGTTGTGTTGCCGGCATTGCCCCACGCTCTTGCCAAGCTCAACGGGGACTCCGCCGACTGTGCTGAAGTGGTGGTCTGA